In Deltaproteobacteria bacterium, a single genomic region encodes these proteins:
- a CDS encoding metallophosphoesterase family protein: MQVAVISDLHLGPGDASDAFGHSDAAFLRFADFLERNFEQVILLGDVWETMTSACPGDLRGGFRAAQRAHPEIARRFERKTYRYVHGNHDLVAGALGLAPEELVLDLHGTRFLFTHGHHHDLLFRKARWFVELGVWLGAWLQRLRMSALTWPFAKLESLACGPLANSARCTFQRWAIGAAELRSADVVVTGHTHYATRAEHGGRLFLNSGSCAGGQFSFLSLDTRAGRYEVNHAW, encoded by the coding sequence ATGCAGGTCGCCGTGATCTCCGATCTCCACCTCGGCCCGGGCGACGCGTCCGACGCCTTCGGCCACAGCGACGCCGCGTTCTTGCGCTTCGCCGACTTCCTGGAGCGCAACTTCGAGCAGGTCATCCTCCTCGGCGACGTCTGGGAGACCATGACCAGCGCCTGCCCGGGCGATCTGCGCGGCGGGTTTCGCGCGGCCCAGCGCGCGCATCCCGAGATCGCGCGTCGCTTCGAGCGAAAGACGTACCGCTACGTGCACGGCAACCACGACCTGGTCGCGGGCGCGCTCGGGCTCGCACCCGAGGAGCTGGTGCTCGATCTGCACGGCACGCGCTTCCTCTTCACGCACGGCCACCACCACGACCTGCTCTTTCGGAAGGCGCGCTGGTTCGTGGAGCTCGGTGTTTGGCTGGGCGCGTGGCTGCAGCGGCTGCGGATGAGCGCGCTCACCTGGCCGTTCGCGAAGCTGGAGTCGCTCGCGTGTGGGCCGCTCGCGAACAGCGCGCGGTGCACGTTTCAGCGGTGGGCGATTGGCGCGGCTGAGCTGCGCAGCGCGGACGTGGTGGTCACGGGCCATACGCACTACGCCACGCGCGCGGAGCACGGCGGCCGGCTCTTCCTGAACAGCGGCTCGTGCGCGGGCGGGCAGTTCAGCTTCTTGAGCCTCGATACGCGCGCGGGACGATACGAGGTGAACCACGCGTGGTGA